A stretch of the Pedobacter sp. MC2016-14 genome encodes the following:
- a CDS encoding glycosyltransferase family 4 protein — MKVHTIFVEPANYTQDLIENVHHKVGISYSFLYSNSAAAASGQISSAASRFFDQHSPFSNMAYLWKCSRQYSLIIVNGYNHLPFIFLWIFGFFNSCHVGIESDTPYYERRGIKGLLKSIWLKLVFSCPHVLGFPGGHGKHYDLFINYGMCETRIFTLPMMVDNAKYYKPLSNDMSDPEGTIKFLCVARLAPEKNIPLLVAAFKTLLVSYKNIQLDLVGDGPQGAEIEMLVKDIPEISLHGKKFGAELLVFYKNNHVLILPSIFEPWGLVVNEAMAAGMAVVCSDEVGASHDLLSNTDSGWIFENNNQQDLTESLADIIEHPHQIYSNGKNAQDFMMQHWNYHTYIESLNKILNYVKSH, encoded by the coding sequence ATGAAGGTTCATACCATATTTGTAGAGCCTGCAAATTATACACAGGACCTGATAGAAAACGTGCACCATAAAGTGGGCATCAGTTATTCCTTCCTTTACTCAAATTCTGCTGCTGCGGCATCAGGCCAAATCAGCAGTGCTGCATCGCGTTTTTTTGACCAACACAGCCCATTCAGCAACATGGCTTATCTTTGGAAATGCAGTCGCCAATACAGTCTTATCATCGTTAACGGCTACAACCATCTACCCTTTATTTTCCTGTGGATCTTTGGCTTTTTCAACTCCTGCCATGTTGGGATAGAATCCGATACGCCCTATTATGAGCGTAGGGGCATTAAGGGATTGCTCAAATCCATCTGGCTTAAGCTGGTGTTTTCCTGCCCTCATGTATTAGGCTTTCCTGGAGGTCATGGCAAACACTATGATTTGTTTATAAATTACGGCATGTGCGAAACCCGCATTTTCACCCTGCCCATGATGGTAGATAATGCAAAATATTACAAGCCATTGTCTAATGATATGTCTGATCCTGAGGGGACAATTAAGTTTTTATGTGTAGCCAGGCTGGCACCAGAAAAAAATATCCCCCTGCTTGTTGCCGCTTTTAAAACTTTGCTTGTTTCGTATAAAAATATACAGTTGGATCTTGTTGGCGATGGGCCGCAAGGGGCAGAAATTGAAATGTTAGTAAAAGACATTCCCGAGATCAGCCTACATGGTAAAAAGTTCGGCGCAGAACTGTTGGTGTTCTATAAAAATAACCATGTGCTCATTTTACCCTCTATTTTTGAGCCCTGGGGATTGGTGGTCAACGAGGCCATGGCGGCTGGTATGGCTGTAGTTTGCAGTGATGAGGTTGGTGCTTCCCATGATTTACTCTCCAATACCGATTCCGGCTGGATTTTTGAAAACAACAACCAGCAAGACTTAACAGAAAGCCTGGCAGACATTATAGAACACCCTCATCAAATCTATAGCAATGGCAAAAATGCGCAGGATTTTATGATGCAACACTGGAATTATCATACCTACATAGAAAGTTTAAACAAGATCCTTAATTATGTTAAAAGCCATTAA
- a CDS encoding glycosyltransferase, with the protein MILIDAVYINMGGGKVLLDYLIQSLERSGLAVHYLLDERIQGKHPHIENTCTYLTAGLKTRHVFYKSHQENFSSVLCFASIPPTIRLNAKVYTYFHQLLYLKVPKNSGFKFTLMARLKSAVSRLLKGNSDYWLVQSESVKSQLQHKYQLKEQQLKVLPFYPAATALPNTTRIPNSFTYVSLPASYKNHQRLLEAFQLFYHKNKTGQLNLTVNDQFPALLQQIAQLQQQGVPIINHGFLAQKELAKLYSQSAFVVYPSLAESFGLGLVEALEYGCEIIAADLPYVQAICKPALTFNPLNTQDMAGAFEQATKGKYQKSKQLVFNQIDQLINLLQS; encoded by the coding sequence ATGATCCTGATCGACGCTGTATATATCAATATGGGCGGAGGTAAAGTCCTGCTGGATTACCTGATCCAAAGCCTGGAGCGAAGTGGCTTAGCGGTGCATTATTTGTTGGATGAGAGGATACAGGGAAAGCATCCCCACATTGAAAATACCTGTACTTACTTAACTGCAGGCTTAAAAACCAGGCATGTTTTTTACAAAAGCCATCAGGAAAATTTCAGCAGTGTATTGTGTTTTGCCAGCATCCCGCCAACCATCCGGCTTAATGCAAAAGTATATACCTATTTTCATCAGTTGTTGTACCTTAAAGTGCCCAAAAACAGTGGTTTCAAATTTACGCTGATGGCCAGGCTCAAATCAGCCGTATCCCGCCTGCTCAAAGGCAATAGCGATTACTGGCTGGTACAATCCGAAAGTGTAAAAAGCCAATTACAGCATAAATACCAATTAAAAGAGCAGCAATTAAAGGTACTTCCATTTTACCCCGCTGCAACAGCGCTGCCCAATACCACGCGGATTCCCAATAGTTTTACTTACGTAAGTTTGCCTGCCAGTTATAAAAACCACCAGCGCTTGCTGGAGGCATTTCAGCTGTTTTATCATAAAAACAAGACCGGGCAATTGAACCTTACGGTTAACGATCAGTTTCCAGCCTTGCTTCAGCAAATTGCGCAACTTCAGCAACAAGGCGTCCCCATCATCAACCATGGTTTTCTGGCACAAAAAGAGCTTGCCAAATTGTATAGTCAATCTGCTTTTGTCGTCTATCCATCATTGGCCGAAAGTTTTGGCCTTGGACTGGTAGAGGCCCTGGAATATGGCTGTGAAATCATTGCGGCAGATTTGCCTTATGTGCAGGCCATTTGCAAACCCGCCCTTACTTTCAATCCTTTAAATACCCAGGATATGGCCGGGGCTTTTGAACAAGCTACAAAGGGTAAATACCAAAAGAGCAAACAGCTGGTGTTTAACCAAATTGATCAGCTCATAAACTTGTTACAATCTTAA
- a CDS encoding alpha-1,2-fucosyltransferase, whose translation MNNKVIVYPKLHSLYHFIIRFRGAGLANCLFMYARALVLAERHHLKIINPSWLQFNIGPYLRKEKDKRHYNGLFKSFGIQGFSKHWLLLSQKMLPEDTDPARVSSGLITVQGLGNYFKDLTGQHTFIKKHLLSIVSNKTLQAYQQAEQDFIGLHIRLGDYDPAGRVSIDWYLQAMALVASSSKKPVRFFIFSDGLPEELEPVLNFPNTVMAFYGNAIADILVLSKAKFIIASDSTFSAWGAYLGQVPVLFFRRHFPAVLDNSEHEWVYTEQPLEEIEQGIIKVLNEPS comes from the coding sequence ATGAACAATAAAGTAATAGTCTATCCCAAGCTCCATTCGCTATACCACTTTATCATTCGTTTTCGGGGTGCTGGTTTAGCCAATTGCCTTTTCATGTATGCCAGGGCCTTGGTATTGGCAGAGCGTCACCATTTAAAAATCATCAATCCCAGCTGGCTGCAGTTCAATATCGGCCCTTACCTGCGCAAAGAAAAAGACAAAAGACATTACAATGGCTTGTTTAAATCCTTTGGCATCCAGGGCTTCAGTAAACACTGGCTCCTGCTCAGCCAAAAAATGCTGCCCGAAGATACCGATCCCGCTAGGGTAAGCAGCGGATTAATTACTGTGCAGGGCTTGGGTAATTATTTTAAAGACTTAACCGGACAGCATACCTTTATTAAAAAACACCTGCTCAGCATTGTCAGCAACAAAACTTTACAGGCCTACCAGCAAGCAGAGCAAGATTTCATTGGCCTGCACATCCGCCTGGGCGATTATGATCCCGCAGGACGTGTATCCATAGATTGGTATTTGCAAGCGATGGCCTTGGTGGCCTCCAGTAGTAAAAAGCCCGTTCGCTTTTTCATCTTTTCAGATGGCTTGCCCGAAGAACTGGAGCCGGTTTTAAATTTTCCTAACACAGTTATGGCTTTCTATGGTAATGCCATTGCAGATATACTTGTACTTTCAAAGGCAAAGTTCATCATTGCCTCCGATTCTACTTTTTCTGCCTGGGGCGCTTACCTGGGTCAGGTGCCTGTTTTATTTTTTAGGAGACATTTTCCTGCGGTGCTGGATAATTCTGAACATGAATGGGTTTATACCGAACAGCCGCTGGAAGAAATAGAACAAGGGATCATCAAAGTGTTAAATGAGCCCTCATGA
- the wecB gene encoding non-hydrolyzing UDP-N-acetylglucosamine 2-epimerase: MKAKLKVMTVVGTRPEIIRLARVMAALDASEAIEHVIVHTGQNYDYELNQIFFDDLAIRKPDFFLDAAGKTATETVGQILIKIDPLLESEKPDAFLVLGDTNSCLCAIPAKKRHIPIFHMEAGNRCFDQRVPEETNRKIVDHISDVNLTYSDIAREYLLREGLPADRIIKTGSPMFEVLNHYLPQIEASTVLERLNLEAEKYFVVSSHREENISSEKNFSRLMESLNLIAEKYGYPIIVSTHPRTRNMIEAKKIAMRPEIQFLKPMGFNDYNALQMNSYVVLSDSGTISEESSTLNFPALNLRDAHERPEAMEEASVMMVGMNPERIMQALVQLQYQKRGTERNFRRVADYSMPNVSDKMVRIIISYVDYIKRVVWSE; this comes from the coding sequence ATGAAAGCTAAATTAAAAGTAATGACCGTAGTGGGCACCAGGCCCGAAATCATCCGACTGGCCCGGGTAATGGCTGCTTTAGATGCCTCTGAGGCCATAGAACATGTTATTGTGCATACCGGTCAGAATTACGATTACGAGCTGAACCAAATCTTTTTTGATGACCTTGCCATCCGTAAGCCCGATTTCTTTTTGGATGCCGCGGGTAAAACGGCCACAGAAACGGTAGGTCAAATCCTTATCAAAATAGATCCTTTACTGGAAAGCGAAAAGCCAGATGCTTTTTTAGTACTAGGGGATACCAATTCCTGCCTTTGCGCCATTCCGGCAAAAAAACGCCATATCCCTATTTTCCATATGGAAGCAGGGAACCGTTGCTTCGACCAGCGCGTACCCGAAGAAACCAACCGTAAAATTGTAGACCACATCTCTGATGTGAACCTGACCTATAGTGATATCGCGCGCGAATACCTGTTGAGGGAGGGTTTACCGGCCGATCGCATCATCAAAACCGGCTCGCCCATGTTTGAAGTGCTGAACCATTACCTTCCGCAAATTGAGGCTTCAACGGTGCTGGAACGCTTAAACCTGGAGGCAGAAAAGTATTTCGTGGTTTCCTCCCACCGTGAAGAAAACATCAGCAGCGAAAAAAACTTTAGTCGCCTGATGGAAAGTTTAAACCTCATTGCGGAAAAGTATGGTTATCCCATCATTGTGAGCACGCACCCAAGGACCCGCAACATGATCGAAGCGAAAAAGATAGCCATGCGACCTGAAATCCAGTTTCTTAAACCCATGGGTTTCAACGATTACAATGCTTTGCAAATGAATTCTTATGTAGTACTGTCTGATAGCGGTACGATCTCTGAAGAATCTTCAACCCTCAATTTCCCGGCTTTAAACCTTCGGGATGCCCATGAGCGACCAGAAGCAATGGAAGAAGCTTCCGTTATGATGGTTGGTATGAATCCGGAGCGCATTATGCAGGCCCTGGTACAGTTGCAATATCAAAAGCGAGGAACAGAACGCAACTTTAGGAGAGTAGCCGATTATAGCATGCCTAATGTGTCTGACAAGATGGTCCGCATCATCATCAGTTATGTAGATTACATCAAAAGAGTAGTCTGGTCTGAGTAA
- a CDS encoding glycosyltransferase family 2 protein, with protein sequence MPDVSVIVLTFNEALHIERCIEKIKGLTLKIFVVDSYSTDQTAQIATAAGALVVQNQWPGNQAAQFNWALDNLNLETEWILRLDADEYLTTELIEEIKEKLPALKEPVNGVYLDRKLIFMGRQIRHGVDKVEILRLFRSNKARYAESWMDEHLVLQEGQSVTFKASFLDDNLNTIGHWTAKHNDYAIREVINILDNRLGLIPANTHAGQGAGKKNFYAKLPLFYRSFFYFLLRYVFKLGFLDGREGFIRHFLQGWWYRTLVDAMLVEIEKACGNDKFKIKAYLKTRYSIEL encoded by the coding sequence ATGCCTGATGTAAGTGTAATAGTTTTAACCTTTAATGAAGCCCTGCACATCGAACGCTGCATAGAAAAAATTAAGGGTTTAACGCTAAAAATATTTGTTGTAGATAGTTACTCTACAGATCAGACTGCGCAAATTGCAACAGCAGCAGGTGCATTAGTGGTACAAAATCAATGGCCGGGTAACCAGGCCGCACAATTTAATTGGGCATTAGACAATCTGAATTTAGAAACTGAATGGATTTTGAGGCTGGATGCGGATGAATACCTCACAACAGAACTCATTGAAGAGATTAAAGAAAAGCTTCCTGCATTAAAGGAACCTGTAAATGGTGTTTACTTAGATAGAAAACTGATTTTTATGGGCAGGCAAATCCGGCATGGCGTAGATAAGGTAGAAATCTTAAGACTATTCCGGAGCAATAAAGCGCGTTATGCGGAGAGCTGGATGGATGAACATTTGGTATTGCAGGAGGGGCAGAGCGTAACTTTTAAAGCGAGTTTCCTGGATGACAACCTCAACACCATCGGTCACTGGACCGCTAAACACAACGATTACGCCATCCGGGAGGTCATCAACATTCTTGACAACCGTTTAGGCTTAATCCCGGCAAATACCCATGCTGGCCAGGGGGCCGGTAAAAAGAACTTTTACGCCAAACTACCACTATTTTACCGGTCATTTTTCTATTTCCTGTTGCGGTATGTCTTTAAGCTCGGTTTTCTGGATGGCAGGGAAGGTTTCATCAGGCATTTTTTGCAGGGCTGGTGGTACCGTACACTGGTTGATGCCATGTTGGTAGAAATAGAAAAGGCCTGCGGAAATGATAAATTTAAAATTAAGGCTTACCTTAAAACAAGGTACAGCATAGAATTATAA
- a CDS encoding O-antigen ligase: MNFLVKYGIGVYLLVTLFYKLMFILPGAVINVIFLVVMLIGILCLPFYLKVIYSGESLKVFWVFHLVNLLNFVHLMLFSPTEFKAILYFFTKYASFNLIILGLVYNEEFYKTVIVKYFKYVLLFMLVTGAFLGKSALDDGRLSIGYNSNDVGLFGLLGLFSIITFNKGWQKDKKDLTLAVIFLLVSLLSGSKAALLGIVVVGFLNWGITLRSVGMAALFMFSMLIMTFIGHKTALDRLESSEGAFSSREDVFRSGMRTFNDSPVFGFGLDRYGWANPKYSKAVGETLGPHNTYISIGIMYGAFFGIIFLLILTRFLWRTYRKSYKSPDRYIRFGYYFLLLIMVNGFFETLIVGVNEFVTLLYWFFIGTVSLNYFSTQKLNHAADH; this comes from the coding sequence ATGAACTTTTTAGTAAAATACGGCATCGGGGTTTATTTACTTGTCACCTTGTTCTATAAACTCATGTTTATTTTGCCCGGAGCGGTGATCAATGTTATTTTTCTTGTAGTAATGCTGATAGGGATACTTTGTCTTCCTTTTTACCTAAAAGTTATCTATAGTGGGGAGTCATTAAAAGTTTTTTGGGTATTTCACCTTGTTAATTTGTTAAATTTTGTCCATTTAATGTTGTTCAGCCCAACAGAGTTTAAGGCAATACTTTATTTTTTTACAAAATATGCGTCATTTAATCTGATCATTCTTGGGCTGGTCTATAACGAAGAATTTTATAAAACGGTGATCGTAAAGTACTTTAAATATGTCCTTCTCTTTATGCTGGTCACCGGTGCCTTTCTTGGGAAGTCGGCATTGGATGACGGACGTTTATCCATCGGTTACAATTCGAATGATGTTGGTCTTTTTGGTCTGTTGGGTCTGTTTTCCATCATTACTTTTAACAAGGGTTGGCAAAAGGATAAAAAAGACCTTACGCTTGCGGTTATCTTCTTGTTAGTAAGTTTGCTCTCAGGATCCAAGGCAGCTTTACTAGGTATTGTTGTTGTGGGTTTTTTAAATTGGGGCATCACCTTAAGAAGTGTAGGTATGGCCGCCTTATTTATGTTTTCAATGCTAATAATGACGTTTATAGGGCATAAGACTGCGCTCGATCGCTTGGAAAGTAGTGAGGGTGCTTTTTCATCCAGGGAAGATGTATTTAGAAGTGGGATGCGCACATTTAACGATAGTCCGGTATTTGGCTTCGGTCTGGACAGGTATGGTTGGGCAAACCCAAAGTATTCAAAGGCTGTCGGAGAAACTTTAGGTCCCCATAACACCTATATATCTATCGGCATCATGTATGGTGCGTTTTTTGGGATTATATTCTTATTGATTCTGACTAGATTTTTATGGCGCACTTACAGGAAATCCTATAAAAGCCCGGATCGGTATATCCGATTTGGTTATTACTTTTTATTGCTCATCATGGTCAATGGCTTTTTTGAAACGCTTATTGTGGGAGTGAATGAATTTGTAACGCTGCTTTATTGGTTTTTTATTGGCACTGTATCGCTTAATTATTTCTCTACTCAAAAATTAAATCATGCTGCAGATCATTAA
- a CDS encoding polysaccharide deacetylase family protein, translating into MLKAIKSFVYSGGLLLGKLLYHNRKSKVLYYHDVHQDQEIAETPMSTPMRLFAQHVAIIRENGFEIVDVITQAKNQIQISFDDGYAGVYKNRHFFIQQGLKPTIFLITASIGTEKYMTVQEIRKLQAEGFRFQSHTHTHPDLNLLNIPQLQQEFSTSKDLLENILEQPVTEICFPKGFFNDKAVNTAFQQGYTALYSSIPGYHQEKNQFKVQYRNLVQFASPFNLKCILLGGLDIYKKRYTQQHYHEQ; encoded by the coding sequence ATGTTAAAAGCCATTAAGTCATTTGTGTATTCAGGAGGTTTGTTGTTGGGTAAATTGCTGTACCATAACCGCAAGAGCAAGGTATTGTACTACCATGATGTGCACCAGGATCAGGAAATAGCCGAAACCCCCATGTCTACGCCAATGCGGCTTTTTGCACAACACGTAGCAATCATCCGCGAAAACGGCTTTGAGATTGTTGATGTAATTACCCAGGCCAAAAATCAAATCCAAATTAGCTTTGACGATGGTTACGCAGGCGTATATAAAAACAGGCATTTCTTCATTCAGCAAGGTTTAAAACCTACCATTTTTCTCATTACTGCCAGTATCGGAACAGAGAAGTACATGACGGTACAGGAAATTAGAAAACTCCAGGCCGAAGGCTTCAGGTTTCAATCCCATACCCACACTCATCCAGACCTCAATCTGCTCAATATCCCACAGCTCCAGCAAGAATTCAGTACCTCCAAAGACCTGCTTGAAAATATATTGGAACAGCCGGTTACGGAAATTTGCTTTCCAAAAGGCTTTTTTAACGATAAAGCGGTAAACACTGCCTTTCAGCAAGGTTACACTGCATTGTATTCCAGCATTCCCGGATACCACCAGGAAAAAAACCAATTTAAGGTACAATACAGAAACCTGGTACAGTTTGCCTCTCCCTTCAACCTTAAATGCATTTTGCTGGGCGGGCTGGATATCTATAAAAAACGTTATACCCAACAGCACTACCATGAACAATAA
- a CDS encoding polysaccharide biosynthesis protein, with amino-acid sequence MLKDRTLLITGGTGSFGNAVLNRFLHTDHFKEIRIFSRDEKKQDDMRTQLKNEKLKFYIGDVRDYGSVEKAMRGVDYVFHAAALKQVPSCEFFPLEATKTNVFGTQNVIDAAVANNVEKVICLSTDKAAYPINAMGISKALMEKVAIAASRNIINDTTTVCLTRYGNVMASRGSVIPLFLKQIQEGATITITDPKMTRFLMSLDEAVELVLFAFEHGNQGDLFVNKAPAGTIGDLAEALKQLCKKDTEVKIIGTRHGEKLYETLCTREEMTKAQDMGDFYRIPADNRNLNYNQYFTEGETDISSVEDYHSHNTEQLDVEGMKKLLSTLPLIRKEVFGDNSAVQYPG; translated from the coding sequence ATGTTAAAAGATAGAACCTTGTTGATCACGGGTGGTACGGGCTCCTTTGGAAATGCCGTATTAAACCGTTTTTTGCATACAGATCATTTTAAAGAAATCAGGATTTTTAGCAGGGATGAGAAAAAGCAGGATGACATGCGCACCCAGCTTAAAAATGAGAAGCTGAAGTTTTATATTGGTGATGTAAGGGATTACGGCAGTGTAGAGAAAGCCATGCGTGGGGTAGACTATGTTTTCCATGCCGCCGCTTTAAAACAAGTGCCCTCCTGCGAGTTTTTTCCGCTGGAGGCTACCAAGACCAACGTATTCGGTACCCAAAATGTAATAGATGCTGCTGTAGCCAATAACGTGGAAAAGGTAATTTGCCTCAGTACAGATAAAGCCGCTTATCCCATCAATGCCATGGGTATATCAAAAGCTTTGATGGAAAAAGTAGCCATTGCGGCATCCAGAAACATCATTAACGATACCACTACCGTGTGTTTAACCCGTTATGGCAATGTCATGGCTTCCCGGGGTTCGGTAATTCCTTTGTTCTTAAAGCAAATTCAGGAAGGGGCAACCATTACCATTACGGACCCTAAAATGACCCGCTTTTTAATGTCGCTTGACGAGGCCGTAGAACTGGTGCTTTTTGCTTTTGAGCATGGCAACCAGGGCGATCTTTTTGTCAATAAGGCTCCCGCAGGCACCATAGGCGATTTGGCAGAAGCTTTAAAGCAACTGTGCAAAAAAGATACTGAAGTAAAAATCATTGGTACCCGCCATGGCGAAAAATTGTACGAAACCCTGTGCACCCGTGAAGAAATGACCAAAGCACAGGATATGGGCGATTTTTACCGGATCCCGGCCGATAACCGCAACCTCAATTACAACCAGTATTTTACTGAAGGGGAAACCGATATTTCCAGTGTAGAAGATTACCATTCGCACAATACCGAACAGCTGGACGTGGAGGGAATGAAAAAATTATTAAGTACTTTGCCACTCATCCGCAAGGAAGTGTTTGGAGACAATAGTGCCGTACAATACCCAGGATAA
- a CDS encoding glycosyltransferase family 4 protein, whose amino-acid sequence MKKKILLHSIVFSPDGVSTAYLYNDIALEFAASGYEVVVLTTTPHYNVLPDVLATQPLKKRWAGLYYESDYQGIRVVHVPQKKFKSSLLRIFGFMYWHMLSLILGLLQKNIALILSPSPPLSIGLINLLIGKLKGAKVVYNVQEIYPDFLINQGSLKLKPVISLLKSMERRVYNSSDAVTTIDAVFYDTIAPRFKKRSKLHIIPNFVDTSLFKPGISSELNQVFFPENNKVLKVMYAGNIGHAQDWAPLLYLAKELIQQAIEFWVIGEGVMKAYLEQQISIHKLTNVHLVPYQNREQMPALIAYADLHFIFMSPDMEGQGFPSKVYTIMACAKPLLVMSGKDTPIHNFLEPAGCAFLADAGAFAENCKQLSAFLQIAAANPVLLQEMGQKGHQLIEATYSNTAVTRQYVQLATQLLNPEP is encoded by the coding sequence ATGAAAAAAAAGATCCTCCTGCATTCCATTGTATTTAGTCCGGATGGCGTTTCTACTGCCTATCTGTACAATGATATTGCCCTGGAATTTGCAGCCAGCGGATATGAAGTGGTGGTGTTAACTACCACACCACATTACAATGTATTGCCCGATGTCCTGGCCACACAGCCGCTTAAAAAGCGTTGGGCAGGTTTGTATTATGAAAGTGACTACCAGGGAATCCGCGTGGTCCATGTCCCTCAAAAGAAATTCAAAAGTAGTTTGTTGCGCATCTTTGGATTTATGTACTGGCATATGTTATCGCTTATCCTGGGCCTGTTGCAAAAAAACATCGCATTGATCCTCTCACCCTCCCCACCGCTTAGCATCGGTCTAATTAATTTGTTGATAGGCAAGCTAAAAGGGGCAAAGGTGGTCTACAATGTGCAGGAAATCTATCCAGACTTCCTCATTAACCAGGGCAGTTTAAAGTTAAAACCAGTCATTAGCCTGCTCAAATCAATGGAGCGAAGGGTTTACAACAGCTCAGATGCCGTTACTACGATAGATGCCGTTTTTTACGATACCATCGCACCTCGTTTCAAAAAGCGTTCTAAATTGCACATCATCCCTAATTTTGTAGATACCTCTTTATTTAAACCTGGTATTTCATCCGAATTAAATCAGGTTTTTTTTCCTGAAAATAATAAGGTTTTGAAAGTGATGTATGCTGGTAACATCGGACATGCGCAAGACTGGGCGCCCTTATTATATCTTGCAAAAGAGCTGATTCAACAAGCCATTGAATTTTGGGTCATTGGCGAAGGGGTGATGAAAGCTTACCTGGAACAGCAAATCAGCATACATAAGCTAACAAATGTGCACCTGGTACCTTACCAGAATAGGGAACAGATGCCTGCACTGATTGCTTATGCCGATCTGCATTTCATTTTCATGTCGCCCGATATGGAAGGACAGGGTTTTCCATCCAAGGTATATACCATTATGGCCTGTGCAAAGCCATTGTTAGTGATGTCGGGCAAAGATACACCGATTCATAATTTTCTGGAACCCGCAGGCTGTGCTTTTCTGGCAGATGCCGGAGCTTTTGCGGAGAATTGTAAACAGCTTTCTGCTTTCCTGCAAATTGCTGCTGCAAATCCAGTACTCCTGCAGGAAATGGGTCAAAAAGGCCACCAGCTCATTGAAGCTACTTATTCCAATACCGCGGTTACCCGTCAATATGTTCAACTCGCTACTCAACTTCTAAACCCGGAACCATGA
- a CDS encoding NAD-dependent epimerase/dehydratase family protein produces the protein MIKIGITGQSGFIGQHLYNTLGLYPQEFERIEFKRSYFEDQQALTNFVAQCDVIVHLAAVNRHNDPNQIYNTNINLVTKLIDALNYTNSKAHVLFSSSSQEGLDNLYGKSKKEGREMLEQWAGATDAKLSGMLIPNVFGPFGQPYYNSFVATFCHQLTHNAQPVILNDSLVKLIYVGDVVNQILLLIRAGKESTQQAVFATEEKKVSEVLELLETYKTQYLMQGIIPALNSNFELNLFNTFRGYIDHGTHYPVAYTKHTDERGAFVEIIRLNAGGQVSFSTTVPGITRGNHYHTRKIERFAVIKGKALIQLRKIGGTEVLNFYLDGNSPAYVDMPIWFTHNIKNIGEEELLTNFWINEFYDPNDPDTYFETV, from the coding sequence ATGATTAAAATAGGCATCACCGGACAGTCAGGTTTTATCGGCCAGCACCTTTACAACACCCTTGGATTATACCCGCAAGAGTTTGAACGCATTGAATTTAAGCGCAGCTATTTTGAAGATCAGCAGGCTTTAACCAATTTTGTTGCCCAATGTGATGTCATTGTGCACCTGGCTGCAGTTAATAGGCACAACGATCCCAACCAGATTTACAATACCAACATCAACCTGGTTACAAAACTTATTGATGCCTTAAATTATACCAATAGCAAAGCACATGTACTTTTTTCTTCCTCTTCCCAGGAAGGACTGGATAACCTATACGGGAAAAGTAAAAAAGAAGGCCGGGAAATGCTGGAACAATGGGCCGGTGCAACTGATGCTAAGCTGAGCGGAATGCTCATCCCGAATGTCTTCGGCCCCTTCGGACAGCCTTATTACAATTCATTTGTCGCTACCTTTTGCCATCAGCTTACACACAATGCGCAACCTGTGATCCTAAATGATAGTCTGGTCAAACTCATTTATGTTGGCGATGTGGTCAATCAGATCTTGTTGCTGATCAGGGCAGGAAAGGAAAGTACGCAGCAGGCTGTTTTTGCAACTGAAGAAAAGAAGGTGTCGGAAGTACTGGAACTTTTAGAAACTTACAAAACCCAGTACCTTATGCAAGGCATCATCCCTGCATTAAATTCAAACTTTGAACTCAACCTGTTCAATACCTTTCGGGGATATATTGATCACGGTACGCATTATCCTGTTGCTTATACCAAACATACCGATGAGCGGGGGGCTTTCGTAGAAATCATCCGCTTAAATGCAGGCGGCCAGGTTTCCTTTTCTACAACTGTCCCCGGCATTACCAGGGGCAACCACTACCATACCCGTAAAATAGAACGTTTTGCTGTCATCAAAGGCAAGGCACTGATTCAGTTGCGTAAAATAGGCGGTACCGAAGTACTTAACTTTTACCTGGATGGCAATTCACCTGCCTATGTAGACATGCCCATCTGGTTTACCCATAACATTAAAAACATTGGCGAAGAAGAATTGCTGACCAATTTCTGGATCAACGAGTTTTACGATCCCAATGATCCCGATACTTATTTTGAAACTGTATAA